One region of Malania oleifera isolate guangnan ecotype guangnan chromosome 6, ASM2987363v1, whole genome shotgun sequence genomic DNA includes:
- the LOC131158052 gene encoding pathogen-associated molecular patterns-induced protein A70-like, with amino-acid sequence MWGKQAAMAEESATTVLAAMTSWLTPSFLFLILNLTIGAIAVISSFAARKKRQQPPPPPPSLFRVPSLLDRVRSFNLSSRGYGFPDQSPPETTAQPPETEATLDEPPPLARGPSLLDRLASYKFSLHKYDQYESQSGSSSDPSPPEPADHPAGETLETVDQDDVEGEKSREAPVVRAPEKMKKSTSLNAAPGRNREEEEEINRRRPVTVREGRGSRAGEFGEDEEVDAKADDFINRFKQQLKLQRLDSLLRYREVNRR; translated from the coding sequence aTGTGGGGAAAGCAAGCAGCCATGGCTGAAGAATCCGCAACTACTGTGCTCGCTGCCATGACCAGCTGGCTCACACCCTCTTTTCTCTTCCTCATCCTGAACCTTACCATCGGCGCAATTGCCGTCATCTCCAGCTTCGCCGCTCGGAAGAAGCGGCAACAGCCTCCGCCGCCTCCGCCGTCGCTCTTCCGAGTCCCCTCCCTCCTCGACCGAGTCAGATCCTTCAACTTATCCTCCCGCGGATATGGATTCCCCGACCAGTCCCCGCCGGAAACGACGGCTCAGCCTCCGGAAACCGAGGCGACCCTCGACGAACCGCCCCCGCTCGCTCGAGGTCCGTCGCTCCTGGACCGGCTCGCGTCCTACAAATTCTCTCTCCACAAGTACGACCAATACGAGTCGCAATCCGGGTCGTCCTCCGATCCGTCGCCGCCGGAACCGGCTGATCACCCGGCGGGGGAGACATTAGAGACCGTAGATCAAGACGACGTCGAGGGCGAAAAGTCCAGGGAGGCGCCGGTGGTGAGGGCTCCGGAGAAGATGAAGAAGTCGACGAGCTTGAACGCGGCGCCAGGGAGGAAccgggaggaggaggaggagatcAACCGCCGGAGGCCGGTGACAGTGAGGGAGGGAAGGGGTAGTAGAGCAGGCGAGTTTGGGGAGGACGAAGAGGtggatgcgaaggccgatgactTCATCAACAGGTTCAAGCAGCAGCTGAAGTTGCAGAGGTTGGATTCTCTCTTGCGTTACAGAGAGGTCAACAGAAGGTGA